The following are from one region of the Salvia hispanica cultivar TCC Black 2014 chromosome 1, UniMelb_Shisp_WGS_1.0, whole genome shotgun sequence genome:
- the LOC125193283 gene encoding F-box/LRR-repeat protein At5g63520, giving the protein MRITRSIQKPSHEFTLGFALNNFEPSLFAICYLLFLSTLLPSLMKMSKAKDKSGSRSPNNMASIDDLGDDLMQNILTRLPAPSFASAACVNRSWSSVCHRVLSVPKLRSAVSFNPTLQNAVSEVMDKVLQEPIRPHFVMASIGPCVCLEAAFKLIEGKFGSGIPIIVNVCEGVIGKDVLTDQFVEFQWEITEEEDGGAALLEQKGGISLTIGFLPGLKAHIIPLMFRIKGPHGILIDDFVMDIREATSTVSSPAGIILFSDRETDINPVLQTLEYAFSEDTFIVGDGGCQFLYRSDSGNTITNQKHPGCAAVALVFARDADKPMDIGETKFHVRLSTGVSPIGPTYRAASVKCRKSSTWLTASREAVRGHLDGQAILEEIYDELGNRIQYPAFYIGVTKRRKCSVGMETVRRMQFLEFHEVRGGDEEYLIVNSVGIKTGDSFRFYISDSGAALSSCTKVSNNLRHLDCDCANNHMSDVDHCDKSNVFGGIIFTCCGRGESFFGVNGIDIHPFLKNFPGVAFGGTYCAGEIFRGDLNLYEQDNEEGDLVHCGQHVYSTVYLVMSYSPPPPQH; this is encoded by the exons ATGAGAATAACAAGAAGCATACAg AAACCATCTCACGAATTTACCCTTGGATTCGCCCTCAACAATTTTGAGCCCTCGCTATTTGCTATTTGCTATTTGCTATTTCTATCAACCCTTCTTCCATCACTGATGAAAATGTCGAAAGCGAAGGACAAATCAGGAAGCAGAAGCCCAAATAATATGGCTTCGATCGACGATTTAGGCGACGATCTCATGCAAAACATTCTCACTCGCTTACCCGCTCCATCCTTTGCATCCGCCGCCTGCGTTAACCGCTCATGGAGCTCCGTCTGCCACCGCGTTCTCTCCGTTCCCAAGCTCCGCTCCGCCGTTTCCTTTAACCCTACCCTTCAG AATGCTGTGAGTGAGGTTATGGACAAGGTCTTACAGGAACCAATTCGACCTCATTTCGTGATGGCCTCTATTGGTCCCTGCGTTTGCTTGGAAGCGGCTTTCAAACTG ATTGAAGGGAAATTTGGTTCCGGTATTCCTATAATTGTAAATGTGTGTGAGGGTGTTATTGGCAAGGATGTGCTCACAGATCAGTTTGTAGAG TTTCAATGGGAAATAACAGAGGAGGAGGATGGTGGTGCCGCGTTGCTCGAGCAAAAAGGGGGCATTTCATTGACAATTGGATTTTTACCAGGACTAAAGGCCCATATAATTCCTCTGATGTTCAGAATCAAG GGACCTCACGGCATTCTTATTGATGACTTTGTGATGGATATCAGAGAAGCTACATCAACCGTCTCATCTCCTGCTGgaataatattgttttct GATCGAGAAACAGACATCAATCCAGTTCTTCAAACACTTG AATATGCCTTTTCTGAGGATACGTTCATTGTTGGTGACGGAGGCTGTCAATTTCTGTATAGAAGTGATAGTGGAAACACCATTACCAATCAGAAACACCCTGGTTGTGCTGCAGTTGCCCTAGTATTTGCAAGGGATGCTGACAAACCGATGG ATATTGGAGAAACTAAATTCCATGTCAGGTTATCAACTGGCGTATCACCAATTGGTCCCACCTACAGAGCTGCTTCTGTTAAATGTCGGAAAAGTTCTACCTGGCTCACTGCATCTAGAGAAGCGGTTCGTGGGCACCTTGATGGCCAAGcaattttagaagaaatttatgaTGAG CTAGGAAATCGTATACAGTATCCAGCTTTCTATATTGGAGTaaccaaaagaagaaaatgctCAGTTGGGATGGAAACCGTAAGACGGATGCAATTTCTTGAATTCCATGAAGTGCGGGG AGGTGATGAAGAATATCTGATTGTCAATTCTGTTGGTATCAAAACTGGAGACTCCTTCCGTTTTTATATCTCGGATTCAGGAGCTGCCTTGTCATCTTGCACCAAAGTTTCAAATAACCTCAGGCATCTAGATTGCGACTGCGCAAACAACCACATGAGTGATGTTGATCACTGTGACAAAAGTAACGTGTTTGGTGGCATTATCTTTACTTGTTGTGGCCGGGGCGAATCATTCTTTGGAGTCAATGGTATTGATATCCATCCCTTTCTGAAGAACTTTCCTGGGGTTGCTTTCGGGGGTACTTACTGTGCTGGGGAAATTTTCCGTGGGGATTTGAACTTGTATGAACAAGATAACGAGGAAGGCGATCTTGTCCACTGCGGTCAGCATGTCTACAGTACTGTTTACTTAGTCATGTCCTACTCTCCGCCACCACCACAACATTAG
- the LOC125202537 gene encoding gamma carbonic anhydrase-like 2, mitochondrial, with amino-acid sequence MATITRLCRRILPRAHSTWAPGRAFSAEAAQAAENPPPPAPLIRESPDRVKWDYRGQRKAIPLGQWAPKVAVDAYVAPNVVLAGQVVVWDGASVWPGAVLRGDLNKISVGFCSNVQERCVVHAAWSSPTGLPADTLIERFVTIGAYSLLRSCTIEPECIIGQHSILMEGSLVETHSILEAGSVVPPGRRIPSGELWAGNPAKFVRALTHEETLEIPKLAVAINDLSRSYCSEFLPYSTAYLEVEKLKKSLGIPI; translated from the exons ATGGCAACCATTACCCGATTGTGCAGAAGAATACTGCCCCGCGCCCACTCTACCTGGGCTCCGGGCCGGGCTTTCTCAGCTGAAGCAGCTCAAGCTGCAGAAAACCCGCCCCCACCGGCTCCGCTCATCCGCGAGTCGCCGGATCGAGTGAAATGGGACTACCGTGGCCAGCGCAAGGCAATACCTCTGGGCCAGTGGGCCCCCAAGGTCGCCGTCGACGCTTACGTCGCGCCCAACGTCGTCCTGGCCGGCCAGGTCGTGGTCTGGGACGGCGCCTCCGTGTGGCCCGGCGCCGTTCTTCGCGGCGACCTGAACAAGATCTCAGTTGGATTCTGCTCCAATGTGCAGGAGCGCTGCGTTGTGCACGCCGCCTGGTCTTCTCCTACGG GGTTGCCAGCCGATACACTAATTGAGAGGTTTGTCACAATTGGTGCATACAGTCTGCTGCGCTCCTGCACAATAGAGCCTGAATGCATTATTGGGCAGCACTCGATTCTAATGGAAGGTTCCTTGGTCGAAACACATTCCATCCTTGAGGCCGGATCTGTGGTTCCACCAGGAAGGAGAATACCAAGTGGGGAGCTGTGGGCAGGAAATCCTGCCAAGTTTGTGAGGGCTTTGACTCATGAGGAGACACTCGAGATCCCTAAACTTGCTGTTGCGATAAACGACCTGAGCAGAAGCTACTGCTCTGAGTTTTTGCCTTATTCAACTGCATATTTGGAAGtggagaaattgaagaaatctCTAGGTATTCCCATCTGA
- the LOC125202382 gene encoding uncharacterized protein LOC125202382, giving the protein MACNKDEAIRAKGIAENLLLERDILGAKKLALKAHSLFPELDGVSQFLEIIDVYVAHEKKINGVSDYYGMFGVDPLSDEEIIKKQYKRMALFLHPDKNKSVGAAGAFQIISEAWGVLRDKDKRSEYDLKVNIRSSNQTARFSTSNFQQSPPFSNSNGQVHNFQNNAHPTFPAQYIPTPKPPFSNSSGPSRRPMTSSSSFFRPDTFWTLCNGCNVHYEYTNIFLNQTLLCRRCRQPFLATAIPDPPVHSRSSRPRPFPNQQQEDMHAAAQPSASRTSQAPSSHTSKKQAKRRHETPINMERENGPSSVPEKAETASASHTASPVLNKERPAKRRRKDGQKCDDPNEGSQGIAGSGVYVKKASADAKGKFVAEQPRSTRELSQRSIRAMLIGKAKTEIRNQLNEWEKEKVTSSLSNGQDTGNVVHASSNNSKIHPEINDEPRLEPLKSSTFKETVVEAKPDDFVSMSVPDANFHNFDDGRVENSFANNQVWAAYDDDDGMPRYYAMIHRVISRIPFKMQISWLNSKSTSEFGSLDWVASGFTKTTGNFRAGKFVVSERLNSFSHPVKWKKGLRGVIHILPIKGEVWALYRNWSADWDENTPDETIHKYDLVVVLKDYNEDTGVLVAPLVKVAGFTSVFNQLPDQRRIKTIPRGEMFRFSHQVPFHFLNGVETENAPKNCYELDPAALPLELLNAITDVKSAEQVVADPGMLREPGLGNGTMTESCPIKAHTNQRRGVEDPKHVITYSRRNKGKKITLDKF; this is encoded by the coding sequence ATGGCATGCAATAAAGATGAAGCTATCAGGGCAAAAGGAATTGCAGAGAATCTGTTACTAGAGAGAGACATTTTGGGAGCTAAAAAGTTGGCTTTGAAGGCTCACAGCCTCTTTCCTGAGCTTGATGGTGTGTCTCAGTTCCTTGAGATCATTGATGTGTATGTAGCACatgagaagaaaataaatggagtatcAGACTATTATGGAATGTTTGGGGTAGATCCACTTTCTGATGAAGAGATTATAAAGAAACAATACAAAAGAATGGCGCTCTTTCTTCATCCTGATAAAAACAAGTCTGTAGGGGCTGCTGGAGCATTCCAAATAATATCTGAGGCGTGGGGTGTATTGCGAGATAAGGATAAGAGAAGTGAATATGACCTGAAAGTGAACATACGATCTTCAAATCAGACTGccagatttagtacatcaaATTTTCAGCAGTCACCACCATTCTCTAACTCAAATGGTCAGGTTCacaattttcaaaacaatGCACACCCAACCTTTCCTGCTCAGTATATTCCTACTCCAAAGCCACCATTCTCTAATTCGAGTGGTCCTTCCAGAAGACCGATGACCTCCAGCTCTAGCTTCTTTCGACCAGACACATTCTGGACATTGTGCAATGGGTGCAACGTGCATTATGAGTACACAAACATATTTCTCAATCAGACTCTTCTTTGTCGCCGCTGTCGTCAGCCCTTTTTGGCAACAGCTATACCTGATCCACCTGTACATAGCCGCAGCTCACGTCCTCGTCCCTTCCCAAATCAACAACAAGAAGATATGCACGCTGCTGCACAGCCATCAGCTTCAAGAACCTCTCAAGCTCCTTCATCCCATACATCTAAGAAGCAAGCCAAAAGAAGGCATGAAACGCCTATTAacatggagagagaaaatggtcCTTCAAGTGTGCCAGAAAAAGCAGAAACAGCTTCAGCTTCGCATACCGCTTCCCCTGTTCTAAACAAAGAGAGGCCAGCCAAAAGGAGACGTAAAGATGGCCAAAAGTGTGATGATCCCAATGAAGGAAGCCAAGGGATAGCAGGAAGTGGGGTATATGTGAAGAAGGCTTCTGCAGATGCTAAGGGGAAATTTGTGGCCGAGCAGCCCAGAAGTACAAGGGAGTTATCTCAGAGAAGCATACGTGCTATGCTGATAGGGAAGGCTAAGACAGAGATCCGTAACCAGCTAAATGAAtgggagaaagaaaaagtgaccTCTTCACTTTCGAATGGACAGGATACGGGCAATGTCGTGCATGCTTCGAGCAACAATTCCAAAATTCATCCAGAGATAAATGATGAACCGAGGTTGGAGCCTTTGAAATCCTCCACTTTCAAAGAGACTGTTGTGGAAGCGAAGCCTGATGATTTTGTGTCCATGAGTGTTCCAGATGCAAATTTCCATAATTTTGATGATGGCAGGGTAGAGAACTCATTCGCTAATAACCAGGTATGGGCTGcatatgatgatgatgatggcaTGCCTCGTTATTATGCTATGATTCATCGTGTCATATCCAGGATCCCATTCAAGATGCAAATAAGCTGGTTAAATTCCAAATCCACTTCTGAATTTGGATCCCTTGACTGGGTTGCTTCTGGCTTCACCAAGACTACTGGGAATTTCAGGGCTGGTAAGTTTGTAGTCAGTGAAAGACTAAACTCTTTCTCTCATCCAGTTAAGTGGAAAAAGGGATTAAGAGGAGTTATCCACATTTTGCCAATTAAGGGGGAAGTTTGGGCGTTGTACAGGAATTGGTCCGCTGATTGGGACGAGAACACGCCAGATGAAACAATACACAAATATGATCTGGTAGTGGTACTTAAAGACTACAATGAGGATACAGGTGTTTTAGTTGCTCCTCTTGTTAAAGTGGCTGGGTTCACATCAGTGTTTAACCAGCTTCCGGATCAGAGAAGGATCAAGACCATTCCAAGAGGAGAGATGTTTAGATTCTCCCATCAGGTCCCATTTCACTTCTTGAATGGTGTAGAAACTGAAAATGCTCCTAAGAATTGCTATGAACTGGATCCTGCTGCTCTCCCTTTGGAACTTCTAAACGCGATTACAGATGTTAAATCGGCTGAGCAAGTAGTTGCTGATCCTGGGATGCTTAGAGAACCAGGCCTCGGAAATGGGACGATGACAGAATCCTGTCCAATAAAAGCCCATACAAATCAGAGAAGAGGAGTTGAAGATCCCAAGCATGTAATTACATATAGTAGGAGAAACAAGGGAAAGAAGATCACCTTGGATAAATTTTAG